cctccaaatcACGTGAAAACAGGTCTTTGCAACTTTCCTTGCGATTTCTCCTCCTATCACATCCTCCAAAACCGAAtttcttgttgattttcttctccTGCGTAAGATTGTCTTTGTTGGGGACAAAGTTTCTGAGCCAGTCAGGTTCATCATCAGAGCCAATATGAGCATCATCTGTTGAATGATGAGGAGATTGAACTTTGGACTTGTCTTGTTGCCTCCTATCATACACCCATTGCAAAGCACTGCATATTATACTTAGAGTCTTGCCGGTCCCTATATAttataatgacaaaaaaagagATCTCAAATTTATtgcaaaaatatcaaattttaagTTGGTATTCAGCTATTCATCATCTGAGCTTAATACAATCATACTCCTAATTAAAACCAAACCCCATTTCTTAGTAAACATTAAGAAATAGTAGCATCTACTGAAGTAGCCCTGATTTGGCCTCTGAGCTTGAATAGTCAACATCAAAATTTATCCACATTATTTGCGAAAACTCACAAACATCTCTTCCGCCACTTCATTTACATATATATAGAGGAGGgaaagggagagggagagggaccGACCGGTGGGGCTCTCGAGGATGGAGACGCCGCCTTGATTCAAGGAGTGATAAAGAGCTTTCATGAAATCAATCTGGATGGAGTAAGGCGTGTAAGGAAATCCTCTAAATTccatctctctcttctctttcttagCAGATTGAACGAAAATGAAAGTGTTGCCTTTAATTGTTTTATGCTCCCTCGGCGCTAGATTTTCCCGCCATTACCAGAGGGACAGTGAAAGGGTTTTCTTTGAGGGTCTGTTTGGCTGCTGCTTTGACACTGTTCTGGAATCAGGTTTTTGAGtttatctcattttatttattgaagttgtttgtttattcttcggtactttaaaataaatttggttattatttaagataaaatagatAGAGAAAATAAGAGTATATAAAACACGTTTCTAtgtaattactaatttaaaaatataaaaatcactataactttatactaaatataaaattatatttctttatttttattttttattaatgactcTTTTATCATGGAACActaattaaatacaattaatatatttaattattctctgtgggcaaaaaaaaatacaggcataagtaaaacaaaaacacatttaccaatgtaaatataaaaaatatagatttttttttaattttttaagtgaattttCTATCCTCTGTAAAGAGAAGGTACAAAGAGAGTTAAATCTTGTTTTCCAAAAATGTTTCTTTAAATGTTTCAtaaattcaatctttatttttacattcaggtatacattattaattttaactaaCTTAATTTTCACAATTAGAttgaaaactagaaaatataaaatcatgaaaaatacaacaagaaagaggaaagagagatttgtaatattattaaaagaatattactattactattattattaaaacattaatataataactaaaacatatataatatagaaaaaagagaATTGATCATGTTCTCggacaaatttaatttagtgaTGAAGAGGTAGGTACTGAGtgatagcaaaaaaaaaaaaatacaattgtgATGAAAATATTGGgagaaaattatgatttgattaggtattgtttggaatattggacaatatttattaaacttaattgaacaaataactattttatctTGTATCTGTGTGCTTTAAAATGGTTTGGAtaatttgctttattttgtgtttgatgCACACTAGATAAGATTAAGTTGATTTGAGATCTATATCAGtttgagtttaagaaaaaaatatagaaatgatTGATCTGATCTAGCcccgttaaaaaaaattaggccgGCTAGTGACTCGATCAATCCGAGATATAACATTggtaaaaaaatccattaatatatatatatagtcctcATGACTTGTGACTCGAACCTTACTTTCGAGTCGATCTCGGAGtcgattttaaaaattataataattattattttcattcgTACATTACTTTGGGTCAAATGGGTTGACCATCCCAACTTGTGACTTGGGTATTACCCCGGGTCAattctttattgttttgaaactataataataattatttatattcttatactGACTCGAGTCAATGGCTAACTCGACCTATGACCTGAGCTTAGCTCTAGGTCAACCCCTAAATAAGGttttaaaaccataataataactatttttatatttatgttgacttGGGTCAATGGTCAACCCGACTCATGACCTGGACTTAATCCtagtttaaaattatgataataattatttttatctttacattaaCCTGGGTCAATGGTCAACTAGACTCGTGACCCGAGTTGATTCCTTACAGGGGcggagcaagaaaaaaaagttcgGGGGGGCTAAATTATAACTTAGAGGGGccaagaaatattataaatatttacaattataaatatataagggAAGGGCATTTCCTTACAGGGGCCGGGGCCCCTGCCAGTCCCCCCTCCCTCCGCCACTGATTCCTTAGTCgagttttataactatgataataattatttttattgtaatgttTACTGAGGTCAATGATCATCCCAACCTATGACTTGGATACTGCTCCATTTGTCttctaattaagttttaaaactataataataattatttttatttttacattaatcCAATTCAACTAAATGAACCTTTgtgcataaaattaaacaagctTGTCTTACCcgctttaatgaagaaaaacaattctttACTAGAACAATCTTaaacatgacaaaaaataatttctttgctATCTAAAGATGCACCAAACaacttcacaaaaaaaaaaacaaaaatcatattcaGCCCATCATTGTccagcatatcaaaacattaTCCTGTATAACCTTTttatcaatgaatttttttttattactatgattacaaattatcttttaacataattttaatgaGTGGAGAAGTTATTATTTGAAGCTAGTTAAgcaaaattaatattcattataGACTAGACTAAagtaaagaataataattttttatttagtgtttCAAATATTGCAAATTTAATGATAATGtgtattaataataaaacaaaattttctatattttatctcttataatccaaataaattataaaaatatttatttttatcttatatacaactatcaattatatttcatccggttcttttttttattattattcatgtggggtatccgggccagcttgtgtgtatctcgactaatcccCTCAGGTCTTGAAGCTATCGACTAGGTAAGCCTCTAGTGACCATCATTACTAGCAATTACAGGGCTTGAACTTTAAActataaagaaaacaaacctcTTGTTTTCAAACACTTATTACCGAATCacttatgaaattatttatttcatctagttttttaatttttctatcacCATTACAATAATCAAAATGATACTACTTAAATTACTTGAATGTCAGGCCCATTCATTGCTTCGTTTGGGCTCAAAATTCACATTGTATTGGATTAGCCCATTtacattacaataaaataaaatgctggattttttttttatatagataaaatgTTACTACTACATGGCACTTTCATACtatcaatcaataaaatgaaTGTATTGGTGAGATATATAAATTATCTacatatcaatatatttaaatctTAACCAATACTActttataaactaataaaaaatacactaaaTCCACATTTATacgcataaattttttttgtttaacactttgttgcatatgttattttaagtaattttttattaatccaaCTGGGAACTCATATCATAAGTTTTAGTTTAAGATAcctattgaatattttttggtaaaatataaaaattaaataaaatcatctttTATACTAGACCAACTCATGTCAAGATTCTTCAAGTTATTCAAAGCATAATTTTGAAACCCAGCTTGGCCTAGCGAGTCAACTCAAGACCCGACCGATCTAGGATTGGAACCGAGccgggttaaagaaaaaatagaagaaagaaaaactcagTGGGCTTGGTTAAAAACTCGATTGTAACTccttgacttttgtttttttatactaaatgaCGTCGTTTTAATTGATCCGGGCAACTCGATCAAAATTCGGAACCCAGGCTTTAAATCGGACTGGTTCTGAAAATTATGGTTCAAAGGCTTAAGAAAGTAGTGGAATTCAATTATGTATTATTTAAACTCTTACTACTTTTTCAGTcaaacttttcttttaataaaataataaaatcaagtgATATAAtaagattcttttcttttttaaaaagattgagcataattaaaaatttaaattcaacatgcattaaaaaatatatattatatatttttaaaatattttattttagttttaggaTGGAAAAacttcaaactcaatttcaatcaacaaaaaaaattaaaaagttgtaaaaaaaaatataaacatttataCAAAACTTGAACTAGgcatttttcatatatatatatatatatatatatatatatagtgttaaAATGGTAATGATATATCTCACATGTATGAAAAAtgatatagaaagaaaatataagaaatacacacacacacacacacacaactaaAAGGTGTGGGGAAATTACTGTTTCCCCACACCCAAATACACTgtggattacaatagtaattcatagtgtatttcttttttttaaattttttttccaactttctcttttttttatgtttattttttcttttttccttctaaagttactttccttttttccccaactttcctctttttgttcttttatttatttttaaattatttttgttgattttactttttaaatactgagctaattaaaaatttcgctttgtaatttttttctttaaaatattgtggattgctacggtgtttttccacatagtttttctattttattattattttttattttttaaaattatatttgtcgattttattttttttatattgagctgattgaaaatttagttttataattttttttctttaaaacattgttgattgctacagtgttctttcctacatgattttttttttcctgttttgttatgtttttccctaaaattatcttttttaattttttttttaaatattaagttggttaagaattgcaattacaagtaattataagtttttcctcacaaaacactatggattgatacaacttttcctcacatgatttttttccagtttcttttgtgttttttttttgtaatattttttttaaaattatcttcgttgattttatttttttaataataagttggttagaatttaattttgtaagaaaGCTTAATAATGTGGGGAAAGCACTatagctttcctcacaaaatattattgaaaattacaattacaagtcattacaaataaggctaaatcataTGGGGAAGCACTATAGCTTTCATCACAAAGCATtttgaattgctacagtgttttcaacatgatttttttcctaaatttgtcttaattgatttgatttttttaatattgaactgattaagaatttaactttgtattttttttctttaaaatactgtgaatTGTTGCaatgttttcccatatgattttttttatgatttttttcaaaattttctttgttgattgttttttgaatattgaattgattaagaattataattacattaaaactaaatcatatgggaaaaacattgtagtttttctcccaaaacattatggattgctataatatttctctaaatggttttttttatcttattttattagggaaagcactgtagttttccttacaaaatactgtcaattgctacaatgtttttcctcatgggtttttttccttctaaaattatctttgttggttttttttttcaatattaagttggtaaagaatttaactttgtaatttttttttgctttttattaacagaaaagctaaatcatgtagtGAAAGCACTGTATCTTTCTTCTCAAAACACcgtggattgctacaaatcattttgtttaatctctaagttttttttttatcaccaacacaacttttttttttccttcatgaaATATTGGCTCCATCATACCTTTTGTTTCCATTACTTGTTTAGTGCTGTTTCACAATTATAACACCATcaagtatatttgttttataagcccATGGCAGCGCGTGAGCATACCATCTACACACTTATATTTTTACGGTGCACTTCCAcaaagaatttttatattttttactttggcCGTTCAAGGGTTTTTTTGTGAGAAGATTTATTGCTAATGAGCTCTAATTTGTTAAACAAGTGAACGATCAAGaggaacaaaatgaaaatgacaAGGAAAATAGGTGTTCATTTCAAAGTTGCAAAaacttttcagtttggtccttatattttttaatttcatttttaattcctttgctttttgaaatttcaatttcatttcaaaattttatttttcttattttcagtTTCTAGTTTGagtgaggagagagaaaatcattGAATTTTAGTAATAGAGAGAGAATGTCTTAGTTAACACAGATTTAGACCGCAAAAATTGATCAATCTTAGTGTTAATAAGTTCCATTTAATAAGAAAAGTCTTACTTAGGTGTTCTCCCATTGCCTAAAATGGTATATATGAGCtcaagaaggttttttttttttttttttttttttttttttttttgtttcaagttaattttgagtttataaattgatttttgagttatttAAGGCCATATACAAATTTATCAAGGTatataacatattttatatttttttatcaaaataaatagggGCAAATGACAGGTTATCtactcctaaaaaaaaaactagtcagCTAAGGTAAAAAAGTTCATGATACTAGTCTTTTTAAGCCAAACATATGAGCCTCTTCTTTGTgctttgttttgtctttttttcaattccaatcACTTCCTTCAATGTTgggctttaaattttttttgttttttttttcaaaatattttaatgattttttaatgtgatatcatcttatttttacttgatttacCAATAAGATTTTAACATTTGTTTTCTAATATTAGGAGACAATATACCGTGTTGCCCCgctttaagtttttctttaattttattcaattgcttttttttttgtgttttttattatagttttattaaataaaacattagttacaacaaacaaagttattaattaCACTTCTATGATTCATATTTTGAGATCACATATTTAAGTTAGCATTTATGTCTCAACTTTTCAATATGTTATTTggttaaatattgtttattttttatatgattttcacataaaatgataatattttttttctaatttgttcaACTTTACATAAtcgttttttctttaattttattcaatcactTTTATGTATAtgtctatttatattatcatttgattaaataaaaaaattgattctaataaatttttttttcaaatacaacCAGAAACATGAGTTCTATTACAAGATTAAAGATCTTAAactacatttattttttgatttttttgattctgttttttgttaccatcaacaatttttttgttgtatttattggtacaaataattctcaattaatttaattaaatacatgcatCAGCTTTGCaatttaatattagaatttaaaaaaaaaacatgttgaaaaaagttgcgtatttatttttattttgttggaagaaaattaTCTAATAAGCCGCGAATTACGAGTCATATAGGTAGACAATAATATATTCGGAGGAAATAGAACTGATAGAACAATTCAGAGACACTCTCCCAACTTATCACACATCTATCATGGCTGGTTCAATAAAGAACTTGTCTCTCATCGTTAGTGAATATAAACAAAATCCAGACAGCTATTGCTTCGTCAGAAGAATAAAGATCACAGCTGATTATATGCAGTCATAAAACTTACATGCCTCTTGCTCAGAGAGATGGGAATGTCATATAGAAGAGTCGGGAGAAGAGAGCAAGCAACAAGATATGCAGTAATCTACAAAAAGGCGAAGCACTGTACCTCAAACCTGGGAATCAAACTTGAAAGACGCAGACCTTCATCGACATGATAGAAAATACCGTAAAGGATCAATCTTCGAAGAGCATCGTGTCCAATGGGGGTGGACAGAGGAAAAACAGGGGGCTTGCAGTTTTTTGTTGAGATTTATtgacaatttataaaattataaagcaaaatggAATTGAGATTTAGCGTTAGTGCACAAGGGCACTGCCAATTGCTCGTCCTACAGGGGATAAATGAAACTAAGTTCAGCTAGAAAACAATGGTAAGCTTTGGAGACGAAGGTCCCTAGGAACAAATGTTTTCAAATCCCATGTACTCCTTCCTCTCAATCCTTCTGACCATGCGAGCTATGCCAACACCACCTGTTCGGAAATAAGTATTCCTTCAGCAATGAAGAATCTTCACGTACGAGACTCTTGTGTGAATCTTAATTTGGAAGAATTTGTAACCTATATATGAATTTGCATCTGTTCAAAACGACACATACCTAGTAATATTGCGCTCACAAAGATGGTGAAGGCCAGAGTGAAAATGATCAGCGATGCTCTTCCCAAGATGCTGATCAGCTTTCTTATCACGTGTTGCCCGACCAAGGCAGCAACAGTGGCGACAGCGAAGAAGTAAAGAGCTGTTTGCCATCAGACAATGATTTAGTCAAGtgttgttttttctataaaaaagatGGATAATCACTCGGTGCTCATTTTAAACTTTATGATAGCTTTTTGATTTGCAGAGAACTTGGCTAGCGAAGCGAGTTACCATAAGGAACTGGGAAACGCTTGAGAAGGTAATATTCCACGACAGACATGGACGCGGAAAACATCATGGCAAAGGTGGCTGTGGCACTCGACACCTATGTAGATGAATTTTCAATATTTCTGTTTGGGAATAAACTCGTATTTTACTTCTAAAAATTGATACGAAGGTAGGAAATTTCACCTGAGGGGGGATTCCCATCTCCAGGAAAAGAGGGCCCAAAATGAATCCTCCGCCAAGTCCAAGCATCCCACCAACTATACCAGCCAACAGGCCTATGATACAATAAAGAACAAGCTGGCGTATCTTCCAGTTTGTGACTGCATCTCCCTTGGATGCAATCTTTCTTCTCCCCTTGTACAGGTTAAATGCCTCATATGAACTTACACCAAAAGCTACTGGGATCTTAAAGCCAAGAACAAAACATTACACTGTTTTCATGAATATCAGGATTAATTTCAGTTGTTTACTTTCTAATTATCGTGGTGAAGGTACCTGCAATATGTTCAATAACCAATATGCCACCGAACAGGTTGTCGAGTAATTCTGTGTCAACCAGACAGGTGCGTTCTCTTCAGTCCAGCTCGTGAACACACAAGAGCAAAGAGAAACAGTCTattaaatgaaaggaaaagccCGAGGACTAGATCATACCTTGCCAATCTGCAATGCAAGGATGATCAACCAGACAGCAACAAGGAGTGCAAGTTCCCACCAGTAAACATTTTTAATAATGGAGACCTGAGAATGTTACACAAGTCAGACTTGAAAAACCATACGAGTATAACAAAGAAATACAGACAAGTACTCTCACCTGCTCCTTTTTACATTCCTTGGTTTCTGTTTGAGCACCAACTGTGGGGCCACCAGGAGGAGGTTCACCCTCAACCCCTTCATTTCTGTCATCTGATTGAAGAGAAATTAGTCaagcaagggaaaaaaaacgtTTTGAGCATCCAAAAGTTGAATTTCATACACCAACCATTAGATTCCAAGCTTCTAGTAGCCTCCTGAAAATATAAATAGCAAGTGAGACTAGCAACCTACGAGATTTAGAATGTATGTAAATTAGCATAGACAGGGAGAGAATTTAGACTACCTTTTtagttttggtttcttttttccatgtttCAACGCCTTTGAAGAATGCCTTAGTCGACGTCACTGCAGCTCACCAAGTATAATCAAGAAAGTTGTCCAAGATTATGGCAGAGAAAATTGcaacttttatttataaatacctATGAAGAGAACAATCAGCAGAATTGTGATCATCCAGTTAGCAAAAATCACATTGAGAGCGACTCCAATACTAATTC
This genomic interval from Populus alba chromosome 1, ASM523922v2, whole genome shotgun sequence contains the following:
- the LOC118046225 gene encoding sulfite exporter TauE/SafE family protein 3 isoform X1, whose protein sequence is METLSREAETSRRPFPREIRNPMARIQAKHWVLKLLGAILSGSLVAVLILVLAEPSLTQEGSRTGGTESHRAMRLMLSLVREKGRAGYTHVWPEMRFGWKIVLGSIIGFFGAACGSVGGVGGGGIFVPMLSLIIGFDTKSATAMSKCMITGGAAATVYYNLKMRHPTLELPVIDYDLALLFQPMLVLGISIGVALNVIFANWMITILLIVLFIVTSTKAFFKGVETWKKETKTKKEATRSLESNDDRNEGVEGEPPPGGPTVGAQTETKECKKEQVSIIKNVYWWELALLVAVWLIILALQIGKNYSTTCSVAYWLLNILQIPVAFGVSSYEAFNLYKGRRKIASKGDAVTNWKIRQLVLYCIIGLLAGIVGGMLGLGGGFILGPLFLEMGIPPQVSSATATFAMMFSASMSVVEYYLLKRFPVPYALYFFAVATVAALVGQHVIRKLISILGRASLIIFTLAFTIFVSAILLGGVGIARMVRRIERKEYMGFENICS
- the LOC118046225 gene encoding sulfite exporter TauE/SafE family protein 3 isoform X3, encoding METLSREAETSRRPFPREMRFGWKIVLGSIIGFFGAACGSVGGVGGGGIFVPMLSLIIGFDTKSATAMSKCMITGGAAATVYYNLKMRHPTLELPVIDYDLALLFQPMLVLGISIGVALNVIFANWMITILLIVLFIVTSTKAFFKGVETWKKETKTKKEATRSLESNDDRNEGVEGEPPPGGPTVGAQTETKECKKEQVSIIKNVYWWELALLVAVWLIILALQIGKNYSTTCSVAYWLLNILQIPVAFGVSSYEAFNLYKGRRKIASKGDAVTNWKIRQLVLYCIIGLLAGIVGGMLGLGGGFILGPLFLEMGIPPQVSSATATFAMMFSASMSVVEYYLLKRFPVPYALYFFAVATVAALVGQHVIRKLISILGRASLIIFTLAFTIFVSAILLGGVGIARMVRRIERKEYMGFENICS
- the LOC118046225 gene encoding sulfite exporter TauE/SafE family protein 3 isoform X4, whose amino-acid sequence is MRFGWKIVLGSIIGFFGAACGSVGGVGGGGIFVPMLSLIIGFDTKSATAMSKCMITGGAAATVYYNLKMRHPTLELPVIDYDLALLFQPMLVLGISIGVALNVIFANWMITILLIVLFIVTSTKAFFKGVETWKKETKTKKEATRSLESNDDRNEGVEGEPPPGGPTVGAQTETKECKKEQVSIIKNVYWWELALLVAVWLIILALQIGKNYSTTCSVAYWLLNILQIPVAFGVSSYEAFNLYKGRRKIASKGDAVTNWKIRQLVLYCIIGLLAGIVGGMLGLGGGFILGPLFLEMGIPPQVSSATATFAMMFSASMSVVEYYLLKRFPVPYALYFFAVATVAALVGQHVIRKLISILGRASLIIFTLAFTIFVSAILLGGVGIARMVRRIERKEYMGFENICS
- the LOC118046225 gene encoding sulfite exporter TauE/SafE family protein 3 isoform X2; translation: METLSREAETSRRPFPREIRNPMARIQAKHWVLKLLGAILSGSLVAVLILVLAEPSLTQEGSRTGGTESHRAMRLMLSLVREKGRAGYTHVWPEMRFGWKIVLGSIIGFFGAACGSVGGVGGGGIFVPMLSLIIGFDTKSATAMSKCMITGGAAATVYYNLKMRHPTLELPVIDYDLALLFQPMLVLGISIGVALNVIFANWMITILLIVLFIVTSTKAFFKGVETWKKETKTKKEATRSLESNDDRNEGVEGEPPPGGPTVGAQTETKECKKEQVSIIKNVYWWELALLVAVWLIILALQIGKNYSTTCSVAYWLLNILQGRRKIASKGDAVTNWKIRQLVLYCIIGLLAGIVGGMLGLGGGFILGPLFLEMGIPPQVSSATATFAMMFSASMSVVEYYLLKRFPVPYALYFFAVATVAALVGQHVIRKLISILGRASLIIFTLAFTIFVSAILLGGVGIARMVRRIERKEYMGFENICS